A window of Natrinema versiforme contains these coding sequences:
- the leuD gene encoding 3-isopropylmalate dehydratase small subunit, which translates to MTDEVEIPEVNYVSGSGVPIRGNDIDTDQIIPARFMKVVTFDGLGEFAFFDLRFDDDNQKEHPFNEDRFQDSSVMVVNSNFGCGSSREHAPQALMRWGIDAIIGESFAEIFAGNCLALGIPTVTADSETIQTLQDWVDANPDGEIDIDVEAEEVTYGDTTIDVTVDDAQRKALVDGVWDTTALMKSNAGAVREKARELPYVDGAAIPEAE; encoded by the coding sequence ATGACGGACGAAGTCGAGATTCCCGAAGTTAACTACGTCTCCGGCTCTGGCGTCCCCATCCGGGGCAACGACATCGACACCGACCAGATCATTCCCGCGCGGTTCATGAAGGTCGTCACCTTCGACGGACTGGGCGAGTTCGCGTTCTTCGATCTGCGGTTCGACGACGACAACCAGAAAGAGCACCCGTTCAACGAGGACCGCTTCCAGGACTCCTCAGTGATGGTCGTCAACAGCAACTTCGGCTGTGGCTCCTCCCGCGAGCACGCCCCCCAGGCCCTGATGCGCTGGGGGATCGACGCGATCATCGGCGAGAGCTTCGCCGAGATTTTCGCGGGCAACTGTCTGGCGCTCGGTATTCCGACCGTGACCGCCGACAGCGAGACGATTCAGACCCTGCAGGACTGGGTCGACGCGAACCCCGACGGCGAGATCGACATCGACGTCGAGGCCGAGGAAGTTACCTACGGCGACACGACGATCGACGTCACCGTCGACGACGCCCAGCGCAAGGCGCTTGTCGACGGCGTCTGGGACACGACGGCGCTGATGAAGTCCAACGCCGGCGCAGTCCGCGAGAAGGCTCGAGAGCTGCCGTACGTCGACGGCGCGGCGATTCCGGAAGCCGAATAA
- the ptsP gene encoding phosphoenolpyruvate--protein phosphotransferase, with protein sequence MAANETAPRSHDGTGVTPLSGVGSAVWYDPNADLELGEPPAAETVDPDAERARFEDARDRARTELERERERTAERVGEDEAAVFDAHKQFVDDPQIVDGVEAAVDDGLPAEHAVDAAFEDPIAQFEGMDGRMAERADDLRDVRDRLLRLLTDADRVDLASLSTGSVLLAERLTPSDTAQLDSERVAGFATIEGGRTSHAAIFARSLGIPAVVGVGDDLESIDDGADVLVDGEDGAVIADPTPDQRERAAAGRDVEVRSEPVATADGRAVEVAANVGTPAELEGAVAQGADGIGLFRTEFLFLDREAPPDEDEQFEVYREALAAFPEGRVVVRTLDVGGDKPIPYLDMPDPENPFLGERGIRRSLGPDADLFETQLRALLRANAAEPGTLSVMFPMVATVSELEAALETVASVADDLASEGLDHEVPELGVMIETPSAALTAEALAERVDFLSIGTNDLTQYVMAAARENDRVAELHDPCEPAVLGAIERTVAAGHAGDAWVGMCGEMAGDPDLTELLVGLGLDELSMSAVTIPDVKANIAAVDTADAETVADSATDAAASAAVRERVANRDSDSDPDPDSETP encoded by the coding sequence ATGGCTGCCAACGAGACCGCACCGCGATCGCACGATGGAACCGGCGTCACGCCGCTGTCCGGCGTCGGCAGCGCCGTCTGGTACGATCCGAACGCCGACCTCGAGCTCGGCGAGCCGCCGGCGGCCGAGACGGTCGATCCGGACGCCGAACGCGCGCGGTTCGAAGACGCCCGCGACCGCGCCCGAACGGAACTCGAGCGCGAACGCGAGCGGACCGCCGAGCGCGTCGGCGAGGACGAGGCGGCGGTGTTCGACGCCCACAAGCAGTTCGTCGACGATCCCCAGATCGTAGACGGCGTGGAAGCGGCCGTCGACGACGGCCTGCCCGCCGAACACGCGGTCGACGCCGCCTTCGAGGATCCCATCGCGCAGTTCGAGGGGATGGACGGTCGGATGGCCGAGCGCGCCGACGACCTCCGCGACGTGCGGGACCGACTGCTGCGGCTGCTCACCGACGCGGATCGCGTCGACCTCGCCTCGCTGTCGACGGGTTCGGTTCTCCTCGCCGAACGCTTGACGCCGAGCGACACCGCACAGCTCGACTCCGAGCGCGTCGCCGGCTTCGCGACGATCGAGGGCGGGCGGACCTCCCACGCCGCGATCTTCGCCCGCTCGCTGGGGATCCCCGCCGTCGTCGGCGTCGGTGACGACCTCGAGTCGATCGACGACGGGGCCGACGTGCTGGTCGACGGGGAGGACGGCGCGGTGATCGCCGACCCGACGCCCGACCAGCGCGAGCGCGCGGCCGCAGGTCGCGACGTCGAGGTTCGCTCAGAGCCGGTCGCGACGGCCGACGGGCGCGCCGTCGAGGTCGCGGCCAACGTCGGTACCCCCGCGGAACTCGAGGGCGCCGTCGCGCAGGGCGCGGACGGGATCGGTCTCTTCCGGACCGAGTTCCTCTTTCTCGACCGCGAGGCACCGCCCGACGAGGACGAGCAGTTCGAGGTCTACCGCGAGGCGCTCGCGGCGTTTCCCGAGGGGCGGGTCGTCGTGCGGACGCTCGACGTCGGCGGCGACAAGCCGATCCCGTATCTCGACATGCCGGACCCGGAGAACCCGTTCCTCGGCGAACGTGGGATCCGGCGATCGCTCGGGCCCGACGCCGACCTCTTCGAGACGCAGTTGCGCGCGCTGCTCCGGGCGAACGCGGCCGAACCGGGAACGCTCTCGGTGATGTTCCCGATGGTCGCGACGGTATCGGAACTCGAGGCCGCCCTGGAGACCGTGGCGTCGGTCGCCGACGACCTCGCGTCCGAGGGACTCGACCACGAGGTGCCGGAGCTGGGCGTGATGATCGAAACGCCGAGCGCGGCGCTGACGGCCGAGGCGCTCGCCGAACGCGTCGACTTCCTGAGTATCGGGACGAACGACCTCACGCAGTACGTGATGGCCGCGGCCCGGGAGAACGACCGGGTCGCCGAGTTGCACGATCCCTGCGAGCCGGCCGTGCTCGGGGCGATCGAGCGCACCGTCGCGGCCGGCCACGCGGGCGACGCGTGGGTCGGCATGTGCGGCGAGATGGCCGGCGATCCCGACCTGACCGAACTGCTCGTGGGACTCGGGCTCGACGAGCTCAGTATGAGTGCCGTAACGATCCCCGACGTAAAGGCAAATATCGCGGCGGTCGATACCGCGGACGCCGAGACGGTCGCCGATAGCGCGACGGACGCGGCCGCGAGCGCCGCCGTCCGCGAGCGCGTAGCGAACCGTGATTCAGATTCAGACCCAGACCCAGATTCCGAAACACCATGA
- a CDS encoding alpha/beta fold hydrolase has translation MPRDDTLAGVDSRTVETDRLETHYLESGGSGRADEGETVVFLHGNVSSSRFFEDVMADLSGRHRTIAPDLRGYGDSETKPVDATNGLGDFEADLHALVTELDLARPFVLVGWSNGGGVAMRYTIDHPEAVSDLVLINPLSPYGFGGTKDVDGTPCFDDYAGSGGGIGNDDFVAGLADRDRSVEGQTSPRKVLRTYYVDPTHTFDDDREESYLTGMLDTATGDENYPGSSNPSDNWPGIAPGETGVNNAISPKYCELEAITEIDPDEKPPITWIRGEDDQIVSNASLFDLGTLGRMGELPDWPGEDVFPPQPMVDQTRAVLETYADRGGEFEEVVFGNTGHTPHVEVPGDFLDRLESVVDG, from the coding sequence ATGCCTCGGGACGACACCCTCGCTGGCGTCGACTCGCGAACCGTCGAAACCGACCGCCTCGAGACGCACTACCTCGAGTCCGGCGGCTCCGGTCGAGCCGACGAGGGCGAAACCGTCGTCTTCCTCCACGGCAACGTCTCTTCCTCGCGGTTTTTCGAAGACGTGATGGCGGACCTCTCGGGCCGTCACCGAACGATCGCGCCCGACTTGCGGGGGTACGGCGATTCGGAGACGAAACCGGTCGACGCGACGAACGGGCTCGGCGATTTCGAGGCCGACCTGCACGCGCTAGTGACCGAACTCGACCTCGCGCGCCCGTTCGTTCTCGTCGGCTGGTCGAACGGCGGTGGGGTCGCGATGCGGTACACGATCGATCACCCCGAGGCCGTCTCCGACCTCGTCCTCATCAACCCCCTCTCGCCGTACGGATTCGGCGGCACGAAAGACGTCGACGGAACGCCCTGCTTCGACGACTACGCGGGTTCGGGCGGCGGAATCGGCAACGACGACTTCGTCGCGGGACTCGCCGACCGCGACCGGAGTGTGGAGGGCCAGACGTCCCCGCGAAAGGTCCTCCGAACCTACTACGTCGACCCGACCCACACGTTCGACGACGACCGCGAGGAATCGTACCTGACCGGGATGCTCGATACGGCGACCGGCGACGAGAACTATCCGGGCTCCTCGAACCCGAGCGATAACTGGCCGGGTATCGCCCCGGGCGAAACAGGTGTCAACAACGCCATCTCACCGAAGTACTGCGAGCTCGAGGCGATCACCGAGATCGACCCCGACGAGAAACCGCCGATCACGTGGATTCGCGGCGAGGACGACCAGATCGTCTCGAACGCCTCGCTGTTCGATCTCGGCACGCTCGGACGAATGGGCGAACTGCCGGACTGGCCCGGCGAGGACGTCTTCCCGCCCCAGCCGATGGTCGACCAGACCCGCGCGGTCCTCGAGACCTACGCCGACCGCGGCGGCGAGTTCGAAGAGGTCGTCTTCGGGAATACGGGCCACACGCCCCACGTCGAAGTCCCCGGGGACTTTCTGGATCGCCTCGAGTCAGTCGTG
- a CDS encoding class 1 fructose-bisphosphatase — MTVVDSDADHEPILDAVAAVAADVPAELPRLRGHRDAATAPAATGGDDDRATDERNPTGDDQSAADRWLDDRFREAIASLEAVGAYASEERTDALDCGDGYGVAIDPLDGSDNLAANAPIGTVLGIYDAPLPARGTDLVASAIVIFGPTVTMTVAADGDVVRYRVDEDGERTDPHRVSLASERVADGAGDEINGVCGYSGRRDDLSPTLLDLFDSFRAERRLRYCGAAVADVVTLLEHGGVLCYPGTDRRPDGVLRLQYEANPIAHVVETAGGRAIDGPTVGSEADTDTAPNRLRQRDPNGLHERVPVFVGSPEPIGRIQSVLGTE, encoded by the coding sequence ATGACCGTGGTCGATTCGGATGCCGACCACGAACCGATCCTGGACGCGGTCGCGGCGGTCGCCGCCGACGTGCCCGCCGAACTGCCGCGTCTGCGCGGCCACCGCGACGCCGCTACGGCTCCCGCCGCCACTGGCGGTGACGACGACCGGGCGACCGACGAACGCAACCCGACCGGCGACGATCAGTCGGCGGCCGATCGGTGGCTCGACGACCGCTTTCGCGAGGCAATCGCGTCGCTCGAGGCGGTCGGCGCCTACGCGAGCGAGGAACGCACCGACGCGCTCGACTGCGGCGACGGGTACGGCGTCGCCATCGACCCGCTCGACGGCTCGGACAACCTCGCCGCGAACGCCCCGATCGGGACGGTCCTAGGGATCTACGACGCGCCGCTGCCGGCCCGCGGCACCGACCTCGTCGCGAGCGCAATCGTGATCTTCGGGCCGACTGTCACGATGACCGTCGCGGCCGACGGCGACGTGGTTCGGTATCGGGTCGACGAGGACGGTGAGCGAACCGATCCACACCGGGTCTCTCTCGCGAGCGAGCGTGTCGCGGACGGTGCCGGCGACGAGATCAACGGCGTCTGTGGCTACTCCGGCCGCCGCGACGACCTGTCGCCGACCCTGCTGGATCTCTTCGATTCGTTCCGCGCCGAGCGACGGTTGCGGTACTGCGGCGCGGCAGTCGCCGACGTGGTGACGCTCCTCGAACACGGCGGGGTGCTCTGCTATCCGGGCACGGATCGCCGACCGGACGGTGTCTTGCGCCTGCAGTACGAGGCGAATCCGATCGCACACGTCGTCGAGACTGCCGGCGGCCGAGCGATCGACGGTCCCACGGTCGGGAGTGAGGCCGATACAGACACGGCACCGAACCGGCTCCGACAGCGGGACCCGAACGGTCTGCACGAACGCGTGCCGGTCTTCGTCGGCTCTCCGGAGCCGATCGGCCGGATACAATCCGTCCTCGGGACCGAGTAA
- the glpR gene encoding HTH-type transcriptional regulator GlpR, with translation MLPEQRKRKIVELVSDRDGCSVDALADELGVSKATIRRDLDELEDERLIERSHGGAVPVTAVGREQTYGQKEVQNLEAKAAIGSRAVTEIHDGQVVFFDSGTTTMQVAMQVPTDISFIPVTNSPLLALELGKEATDVKLTGGTLRHRTRALVGPSAEAFMERTNFDLLFLGTNALSDDGNLTTPNEDEARMKQLMVESAERVVLVADETKFGERSFAQFATLEDVDVLVTDAEPTGELAETCSAADVTVGVEAG, from the coding sequence ATGTTACCCGAACAGCGGAAGCGGAAGATCGTCGAACTCGTCTCGGATCGGGACGGCTGCTCGGTCGACGCGCTCGCCGACGAGCTCGGCGTGTCGAAGGCGACGATTCGGCGTGACCTCGACGAGCTAGAGGACGAGCGACTGATCGAGCGGTCCCACGGCGGGGCCGTACCGGTGACGGCGGTCGGCCGCGAGCAGACCTACGGACAGAAGGAGGTCCAGAACCTCGAGGCGAAAGCCGCGATCGGTTCGCGGGCGGTGACGGAGATTCACGACGGTCAGGTCGTCTTCTTCGACTCGGGGACGACCACGATGCAGGTCGCGATGCAGGTGCCGACGGACATCTCCTTCATTCCGGTGACCAACTCCCCGCTGCTCGCGCTCGAACTCGGGAAGGAGGCGACCGACGTGAAGCTCACTGGCGGGACGCTTCGCCACCGGACGCGGGCGCTCGTCGGCCCGAGTGCGGAGGCGTTCATGGAGCGAACGAATTTCGACCTCCTCTTTCTCGGAACGAACGCCCTCTCCGACGACGGGAACCTGACGACCCCCAACGAGGACGAAGCCCGTATGAAACAACTCATGGTCGAGAGCGCCGAGCGCGTCGTGCTCGTCGCCGACGAGACCAAGTTCGGAGAGCGGAGCTTCGCCCAGTTCGCCACCCTCGAGGACGTCGACGTGCTGGTGACCGACGCCGAACCAACCGGTGAACTCGCCGAGACGTGTTCGGCGGCCGACGTGACTGTCGGGGTGGAGGCTGGATGA
- the ptsH1 gene encoding phosphocarrier protein HPr: MERTVTVVPEDGLHARPAATFVETATEFDADVRVAPADGDDPVDAASMLAVTSLGVASGEDVRLIAEGDDAEAALDDLEELLSTPETESAAESSSGT; encoded by the coding sequence ATGGAGCGCACCGTCACCGTGGTCCCCGAGGACGGGCTCCACGCGCGGCCGGCTGCGACGTTCGTCGAGACGGCGACCGAGTTCGACGCCGACGTGCGGGTCGCCCCGGCCGACGGGGACGATCCGGTCGACGCCGCGAGCATGCTCGCCGTGACCAGCCTCGGCGTCGCCAGCGGAGAGGACGTCCGGCTGATCGCGGAGGGCGACGACGCCGAGGCGGCGCTCGACGACCTCGAGGAACTGCTCTCGACGCCCGAGACCGAGTCCGCGGCCGAATCGAGCTCGGGGACCTGA
- a CDS encoding PTS sugar transporter subunit IIA: MTQTEPEIDAVLTSELITLEEPPAEKAAAIEFLLDRAVDAGRVTDREAALEALLAREEETTTGVGMGIGIPHAKTDAVAEPTIVFARSSAGIDFDAMDGEPATLLFMLLVPAEGGEDHLELLSSLSRALMHDDVRERLHEADSKAAIEETITEAVA; encoded by the coding sequence ATGACTCAAACCGAACCCGAAATCGACGCCGTACTGACTTCCGAACTGATCACGCTCGAGGAACCGCCCGCGGAGAAGGCGGCCGCGATCGAGTTCCTGCTCGATCGCGCGGTCGACGCCGGCCGCGTCACCGACCGCGAGGCGGCCCTCGAGGCGCTGCTGGCCCGCGAGGAAGAGACGACGACCGGCGTCGGCATGGGAATCGGCATCCCGCACGCGAAGACCGACGCGGTCGCCGAGCCGACCATCGTCTTCGCGCGCTCCTCGGCCGGCATCGACTTCGACGCGATGGACGGCGAGCCGGCGACGCTGCTGTTCATGCTGCTCGTCCCCGCCGAGGGCGGCGAGGACCACCTCGAACTCCTGAGTTCGCTCTCGCGGGCCCTGATGCACGACGACGTCCGCGAGCGCCTCCACGAGGCCGACTCGAAGGCGGCGATCGAGGAGACGATCACGGAGGCGGTCGCGTGA
- a CDS encoding PTS fructose transporter subunit IIC has translation MNDRVANGLRTHLTSVKEDLMTGVSFMIPFVTIGGICLALAFMVAELPETVLGITVPGAGATTETVFEDTGTLPWYLAQIGDLGLTMMIPVLGGYIAYAIADKPGLAPGFILSWAIQQEAIIEAAGLVIGFEAEGATAGFLGAIVAGLLAGYVARWMKGWSVPSVVSQMMPILVIPVFTTLLLAPIVILGLGVPIAILDDALTSALEGMQGSNAILLGAILGGMMAVDMGGPVNKVAYVFGTVLVGEQIFAPMAAVMIGGMVPPLGLALSNFIAPQKYAAEMYENAKAAVPLGLAFITEGAIPYAAADPLRVIPSAAVGSATAGAAALWLGVTMPAPHGGIFVMFLSNSLWLFLGCIALGTAITATVATLIKPDYHERVAGAKPAKSVTDSGQTNAGQTND, from the coding sequence ATGAACGATAGGGTAGCAAACGGACTTCGCACGCACCTCACGTCTGTGAAAGAGGACCTGATGACGGGCGTATCGTTTATGATCCCGTTCGTGACGATCGGCGGGATCTGCCTCGCGCTCGCGTTCATGGTCGCCGAGCTGCCAGAGACGGTTCTTGGAATCACGGTGCCCGGCGCCGGAGCGACCACCGAGACCGTCTTCGAGGACACGGGGACCCTTCCGTGGTACCTGGCCCAGATCGGCGACCTCGGACTAACGATGATGATCCCCGTACTGGGCGGGTACATCGCGTACGCGATCGCGGACAAACCCGGACTCGCACCCGGATTCATCCTCTCGTGGGCGATCCAACAGGAGGCGATCATCGAGGCCGCCGGTCTGGTCATCGGGTTCGAAGCCGAGGGGGCGACCGCCGGCTTCCTCGGCGCGATCGTCGCCGGCCTGCTCGCGGGCTACGTCGCCCGCTGGATGAAGGGTTGGTCGGTGCCGTCGGTCGTCTCGCAGATGATGCCGATCCTCGTGATTCCCGTCTTCACAACGCTGTTGCTCGCGCCGATCGTCATCCTCGGACTCGGCGTCCCGATCGCCATCCTCGACGACGCGCTGACGTCCGCACTCGAGGGGATGCAGGGGTCGAACGCCATCCTGCTCGGGGCGATCCTCGGCGGGATGATGGCAGTCGACATGGGCGGCCCGGTCAACAAGGTCGCGTACGTGTTCGGGACCGTTCTCGTCGGCGAGCAGATCTTCGCGCCGATGGCCGCCGTGATGATCGGCGGGATGGTCCCGCCGCTCGGCCTCGCGCTCTCGAACTTCATCGCACCCCAGAAGTACGCCGCGGAAATGTACGAGAACGCGAAGGCGGCCGTGCCGCTCGGCCTCGCGTTCATTACGGAGGGGGCGATTCCCTACGCCGCCGCCGATCCGCTCCGGGTCATCCCGTCGGCGGCCGTCGGCAGCGCGACGGCCGGCGCGGCCGCGCTCTGGCTCGGGGTGACGATGCCGGCGCCCCACGGCGGCATCTTCGTCATGTTCCTCTCGAACAGCCTCTGGCTGTTCCTCGGCTGCATCGCGCTCGGGACGGCGATCACGGCCACGGTCGCAACGCTGATCAAGCCGGACTACCACGAGCGAGTCGCCGGCGCCAAACCCGCAAAATCCGTGACGGACTCCGGACAGACGAACGCAGGACAGACAAACGACTAA
- the leuB gene encoding 3-isopropylmalate dehydrogenase has protein sequence MTHEIAVIPGDGIGQEVTPAAVAVLEALEIDFEFVEADAGDAVKEETGEALPQETYDLAASADATLFGAAGETAADVILPLRTAVDSFVNVRPAKAYPGIDAVRPETDLVFLRENTEGVYAGHEDRLTQDVSTLTRVVTESASERLADFACEYVSGDDHDGFTIAHKANVMRETDGLFRDTVRDVAETNGVETDEVLMDAFATRVCLDPEQFDVVVCPNLAGDVLSDLAAGLVGGLGLLPSANIGPDRALFEPVHGTAPDIAGEGIANPAATIISAAMLLEYLGYDAESDRVHEAVEATLEDGPRTPDLGGDASTEDVTEAIIDRL, from the coding sequence ATGACTCACGAAATCGCCGTCATTCCGGGCGACGGGATCGGACAGGAAGTGACACCCGCCGCGGTCGCGGTCCTCGAGGCCCTCGAGATCGACTTCGAGTTCGTCGAAGCCGACGCGGGCGACGCCGTGAAAGAAGAGACGGGCGAGGCGCTGCCACAAGAGACCTACGACCTCGCGGCGTCGGCCGACGCGACGCTGTTCGGGGCGGCCGGCGAGACGGCGGCGGACGTCATCCTGCCGCTCCGAACGGCCGTCGATTCGTTCGTCAACGTCCGCCCCGCGAAGGCGTATCCGGGGATCGACGCCGTCCGGCCCGAGACCGATCTGGTCTTCCTCCGCGAGAATACGGAGGGCGTCTACGCGGGCCACGAGGATCGGCTCACGCAGGACGTGTCGACGCTCACCCGCGTCGTCACGGAGTCGGCCTCCGAACGACTCGCCGACTTCGCCTGCGAGTACGTCTCCGGCGACGACCACGACGGCTTCACCATCGCACACAAGGCGAACGTCATGCGCGAGACGGACGGACTCTTCCGCGATACGGTCCGCGACGTGGCCGAAACGAACGGCGTCGAAACCGACGAGGTGCTGATGGACGCCTTCGCGACGCGGGTCTGTCTCGACCCCGAGCAGTTCGATGTCGTCGTCTGTCCGAACCTCGCGGGCGACGTACTCTCGGATCTGGCGGCCGGGCTCGTGGGCGGTCTCGGTCTCCTGCCCTCGGCCAACATCGGCCCCGATCGCGCGCTGTTCGAACCAGTCCACGGTACCGCGCCCGACATCGCCGGTGAAGGGATCGCGAATCCCGCCGCGACGATCATCTCCGCCGCCATGCTCCTCGAGTACCTCGGCTACGACGCGGAGAGCGACCGCGTCCACGAGGCCGTCGAGGCGACGCTCGAGGACGGGCCGCGAACGCCGGATCTGGGCGGCGACGCCTCGACCGAGGACGTGACGGAAGCGATTATCGACCGACTGTAA
- a CDS encoding class I fructose-bisphosphate aldolase, producing the protein MKAFDETPISRNGKSLILAHDHGLEHGPTAFEGVEDRLDPETVFEMATHDAVTALAVQKGLAETYYPSYEDDVALLAKCNGTSSLWEGEPYSPRTWSVESAVETGADAIGYTVYPGTNREPEMFEEFRAVQERAREHDRPVAMWSYPRGQAIKEHRSPEVIAYAARIGLELGADIAKVKYPRSPEALAHAVDAAGDVRVVLSGGSKTSDYEFLSTVEAAMDAGAGGLAVGRNVWQRENPERILDALERVIFEGASADGAL; encoded by the coding sequence ATGAAAGCGTTCGACGAGACACCGATCAGTCGAAACGGGAAATCGCTCATCCTTGCCCACGACCACGGCCTCGAGCACGGGCCGACGGCGTTCGAGGGCGTCGAGGATCGGCTCGATCCGGAGACGGTCTTCGAGATGGCGACCCACGACGCGGTCACCGCGCTGGCCGTCCAGAAGGGACTCGCCGAGACGTACTACCCCTCCTACGAGGACGACGTGGCCCTGCTCGCGAAGTGCAACGGGACCTCGAGCCTCTGGGAAGGAGAACCGTACTCGCCGCGGACGTGGTCGGTCGAAAGCGCCGTCGAGACCGGCGCCGACGCGATCGGCTACACCGTCTACCCGGGCACGAACCGCGAGCCGGAGATGTTCGAGGAGTTCCGCGCGGTCCAAGAACGAGCGCGCGAGCACGACCGCCCCGTCGCCATGTGGTCGTATCCGCGCGGCCAGGCGATCAAGGAACACCGCAGTCCCGAGGTCATCGCCTACGCGGCCCGGATCGGACTCGAGTTGGGCGCCGACATCGCGAAGGTGAAGTACCCGCGCAGTCCGGAGGCGCTCGCACACGCGGTCGACGCGGCCGGCGACGTCCGGGTCGTCCTGAGCGGCGGGTCGAAGACGAGCGATTACGAGTTCCTCTCGACGGTCGAAGCTGCCATGGACGCCGGTGCGGGCGGGCTCGCCGTCGGTCGAAACGTCTGGCAGCGAGAGAACCCCGAACGGATCCTCGACGCCCTCGAGAGAGTGATATTCGAGGGCGCGTCGGCTGACGGCGCGCTATGA
- a CDS encoding PTS fructose transporter subunit IIB, with product MKFVAVTSCPTGIAHSQMAAENLEQTAQANGHEIDVEVQGAMGQENELSSEAIEAAEAVIIAADTSVNQDRFADMPVVNGPVKEAVNDADGLLERAIEEADGAATATTPSEPGVETDVAASIDGDIEGSSDSVKRGGDPSKGLFARLKRLLS from the coding sequence ATGAAATTCGTCGCAGTCACGTCCTGTCCGACCGGTATCGCACACAGCCAGATGGCAGCAGAGAACTTAGAGCAGACGGCCCAAGCGAACGGCCACGAGATCGATGTCGAGGTCCAGGGTGCCATGGGCCAGGAGAACGAACTCTCGAGCGAGGCCATCGAGGCGGCCGAGGCGGTCATCATCGCCGCGGACACCTCGGTGAACCAGGACCGCTTCGCGGACATGCCGGTCGTCAACGGGCCGGTAAAAGAGGCCGTCAACGACGCCGACGGGCTCCTCGAACGCGCGATCGAGGAGGCCGACGGTGCCGCGACGGCGACAACCCCGAGCGAGCCGGGAGTGGAGACCGATGTCGCCGCCAGCATCGACGGCGACATCGAGGGCTCGAGCGACTCCGTGAAACGCGGCGGCGACCCCTCGAAAGGGCTGTTCGCCCGGCTCAAGCGGCTTCTTTCCTAA
- the pfkB gene encoding 1-phosphofructokinase, protein MIASVTLNPAVDYTVELPDALADGAIARADEYRYDAGGKGINVSKYLTALGVDTVATGLAGGRLGRFLRDELSTGGIATDFVEIEGETRLNTTVLTADGEYKINQNGPRVSGVAIETIGDRLREYDPETVVIAGSRPKGVGPDAIDRLADAGPWETVVDVDGATLSELDGEYGLCKPNLEELAAATGTRIDGVRDALAAAEALRADGFERVVASLGDEGAVMATPERHLHAPARNVDVVDTVGAGDSLLAGVLAAYARGESAAQALRSGVAVSSRVVSVSGTQVPSLTDVSTERDAIAVSTY, encoded by the coding sequence ATGATCGCGAGCGTCACACTCAACCCGGCAGTCGACTACACGGTCGAGTTGCCGGACGCGCTCGCCGACGGTGCGATCGCGCGCGCCGACGAGTACCGCTACGACGCGGGCGGCAAGGGGATCAACGTCTCGAAGTACCTGACGGCACTCGGTGTCGACACCGTCGCGACCGGCCTGGCCGGCGGCCGGCTCGGGCGGTTCCTCCGGGACGAACTGTCGACGGGCGGGATCGCGACCGATTTCGTCGAGATCGAAGGCGAGACCCGGCTGAACACGACCGTCCTCACGGCCGACGGCGAGTACAAGATCAACCAGAACGGCCCGCGGGTCTCGGGGGTCGCGATCGAGACGATCGGTGACCGACTGCGCGAGTACGACCCCGAGACGGTGGTCATCGCCGGCAGTCGCCCGAAGGGCGTCGGCCCCGACGCGATCGATCGGCTCGCCGACGCCGGACCCTGGGAGACGGTCGTGGACGTCGACGGCGCGACGCTCTCGGAACTTGACGGGGAGTATGGGCTCTGCAAACCGAACCTCGAGGAACTCGCGGCGGCGACGGGAACCCGGATCGACGGCGTTCGGGACGCGCTCGCGGCCGCCGAGGCCCTTCGGGCGGACGGTTTCGAGCGCGTCGTCGCCTCCCTCGGTGATGAGGGCGCCGTGATGGCGACCCCGGAACGACATCTCCACGCACCTGCGAGGAACGTCGACGTGGTCGATACCGTCGGCGCTGGCGACTCCCTGTTGGCCGGCGTCCTTGCCGCGTACGCGCGCGGCGAGTCGGCCGCTCAGGCGCTCCGATCCGGCGTCGCGGTCTCGTCGCGCGTCGTCTCCGTCTCGGGGACCCAGGTCCCGTCGCTGACCGATGTCAGCACTGAGCGGGACGCGATCGCGGTGTCGACGTACTGA